One Chitinophaga sp. H8 DNA window includes the following coding sequences:
- a CDS encoding DUF7674 family protein: MINQYEVPAFIEDTIPELRRALHQFPAVFHIYETVTCFTDYTSCQLRDNNYSAVGKCLELAGKLYERGNSIVKGAITRIFLPALSAFPIKNRVTRITIYSLIPASLYNLYIQHQLNVGGPLNEYEWNRQI; the protein is encoded by the coding sequence ATGATCAATCAATATGAAGTACCTGCATTTATAGAAGATACGATACCTGAACTCAGGAGAGCTTTACATCAATTTCCGGCAGTGTTTCATATTTATGAAACAGTGACCTGTTTTACAGATTATACAAGCTGCCAGTTGCGCGATAATAATTATAGTGCGGTTGGTAAATGCCTGGAGCTGGCAGGTAAATTATACGAAAGAGGGAATAGCATTGTAAAAGGGGCCATTACCCGTATTTTCCTTCCAGCACTTTCAGCATTCCCTATTAAAAACCGGGTAACCCGCATTACAATATATTCGCTGATACCTGCATCTCTTTACAATCTGTATATACAGCATCAACTGAATGTTGGTGGCCCGTTAAATGAATATGAATGGAATCGCCAGATATAG
- a CDS encoding S41 family peptidase codes for MSQGKRLTASTKLASLCQVWGFLKYYHPAISTSRLDWDSVLIHKLITINRINNLLELHEFYENWLKELSPVEKCDTCISATALPDSARLNLDFKWMQAPCFTKQLITRLNFIKANRNQHRNPYVYYNDATALLYTIHEAPYGDTLPDTNHRLLALFRYWNIYNYFSPYKHLQDKDWNDALITAIPMFLAAKHPLEYEMAFMQCNARVQDTHAQVMLNTPVFISKFLGTYRLPIVVGSVGEEFVIKKVFADSSHPPIKLYPGDVILKIGQEPVVQKKQLFARYYAYSNEASLNRMVAERLSCYTDSVVTVTIRRGIHVLTEQMKCISDEQWWTFYPDYWMSNVTKATQQVQRADTNIGYINVGTLEQGQVDSVMQQQWHKAAIIFDCRAYPQQTAGLLANKLFSGAVTAYLAAIPDLTFPGTFKYLPIQIGDTENRDHYKGKIVILCNEETQSQAESMCLMFQQYPGVVTIGSQTAGANGNAISFEMPGGISGVLISSIGILEASGRQHQRKGVGVDMYVKPTLEGIKQERDEVLEKAITYLLNSK; via the coding sequence ATGAGTCAGGGAAAGCGTCTGACAGCATCCACTAAGCTGGCCTCTCTCTGCCAGGTATGGGGCTTTTTGAAATACTATCATCCAGCTATTTCAACTTCCCGCCTTGACTGGGACAGCGTATTAATTCACAAGTTAATTACTATAAACAGGATAAACAATCTCCTGGAGTTACATGAGTTTTATGAAAACTGGTTAAAGGAATTAAGCCCGGTGGAAAAATGTGATACCTGTATTTCAGCAACTGCGTTGCCAGACAGTGCCCGGCTTAACCTGGATTTTAAGTGGATGCAGGCGCCCTGTTTTACGAAGCAACTTATTACCAGACTTAATTTTATAAAGGCCAACCGGAACCAGCACCGGAATCCTTATGTTTATTATAACGATGCTACTGCATTGCTCTATACCATCCATGAAGCGCCATATGGCGATACTTTACCGGATACCAATCACCGCTTGCTGGCATTATTCCGCTATTGGAATATTTATAATTATTTCAGCCCTTATAAGCATTTGCAGGATAAAGATTGGAATGACGCATTGATTACAGCTATTCCGATGTTTTTGGCAGCGAAGCATCCATTGGAATATGAAATGGCATTCATGCAATGTAATGCACGTGTTCAGGATACGCATGCCCAGGTAATGTTAAATACACCTGTGTTTATCAGTAAATTTCTTGGTACCTACCGGCTTCCCATTGTGGTAGGAAGTGTAGGAGAGGAATTTGTAATAAAGAAGGTATTTGCAGACAGCAGCCACCCTCCAATAAAATTATATCCGGGAGATGTAATACTGAAAATTGGCCAGGAGCCGGTTGTACAAAAAAAGCAATTGTTTGCCAGGTACTATGCTTATTCTAACGAGGCATCGCTGAATAGAATGGTGGCTGAAAGACTCTCCTGTTATACAGATAGTGTTGTAACAGTAACAATCAGACGTGGTATCCATGTCTTGACGGAACAGATGAAATGTATAAGCGACGAGCAGTGGTGGACATTTTATCCGGACTATTGGATGAGTAATGTGACGAAGGCAACACAACAGGTACAACGTGCAGATACTAATATTGGTTATATCAATGTTGGTACATTGGAACAAGGACAGGTGGATAGCGTCATGCAACAGCAATGGCATAAAGCAGCCATTATATTTGATTGCCGTGCTTATCCTCAACAAACTGCAGGACTGCTGGCTAATAAGCTATTCTCCGGAGCAGTTACAGCCTATCTGGCTGCTATCCCTGACCTGACATTTCCAGGAACGTTTAAGTATCTGCCAATTCAGATAGGAGATACAGAAAACCGTGATCATTACAAGGGGAAAATAGTGATATTATGTAATGAAGAAACCCAAAGCCAGGCAGAATCGATGTGTTTAATGTTTCAGCAGTATCCAGGAGTAGTAACTATCGGCAGCCAGACTGCAGGTGCAAATGGAAATGCTATTTCATTTGAAATGCCTGGTGGAATAAGCGGGGTATTAATTTCCAGTATTGGTATATTGGAGGCAAGCGGCCGCCAGCACCAGCGAAAAGGCGTAGGAGTGGATATGTATGTCAAACCAACCCTGGAAGGCATAAAGCAGGAAAGGGATGAGGTGCTGGAAAAGGCGATAACATATCTATTGAACAGTAAGTAG
- a CDS encoding N-acetyltransferase — MESPDIVVRIATAEDAEFALPIVAEMEASAKARGTGISKRSPGAIREKILQGKAVIAFTQQGIWAGFSYIEAWGQGKFVSNSGLIVAPSFRGLGIAAIIKQKIFELSRLLYPAAKIFGITTGLAVMKLNSRLGFEPVTYGEITQDARFWEGCKSCINYPILTAKGHKNCLCTAMLFDPGKDA; from the coding sequence ATGGAATCGCCAGATATAGTCGTCCGCATCGCCACTGCGGAGGATGCCGAGTTTGCATTACCTATTGTAGCAGAAATGGAGGCTTCCGCCAAAGCAAGGGGCACGGGGATTTCAAAGCGGAGCCCAGGCGCAATCCGTGAAAAAATATTGCAGGGTAAAGCCGTCATTGCATTTACCCAACAAGGGATATGGGCAGGATTTTCTTACATAGAAGCCTGGGGGCAGGGCAAGTTTGTATCAAATAGTGGATTGATAGTAGCACCCTCCTTCCGGGGATTGGGCATAGCTGCTATTATCAAACAAAAAATATTTGAGCTGAGCCGCTTGTTGTATCCTGCAGCAAAAATATTTGGCATTACTACCGGCCTGGCCGTTATGAAGTTAAATTCCCGGTTGGGTTTTGAACCGGTTACTTATGGGGAGATTACACAGGATGCCCGTTTCTGGGAGGGCTGTAAAAGCTGCATAAACTATCCTATACTAACGGCAAAAGGGCATAAAAACTGTTTATGTACTGCCATGCTTTTTGATCCGGGGAAGGATGCTTAA